The segment AGCTTTTTCAGTAGAAGCTCCAAACTTTGTTGAATTACAAATAGCAGAAACTGAACCTAGTGTAAAAGGTAATACTGCAACTAATGTTACAAAATCAGCTAAGCTTGAGACTGGCGCTTCAATTCAAGTTCCTTTATTTATTGAAGAGGGACAAATGATAAGAATTGATACAAGAACAGGCGAATATATGGCAAGAGTTTAGGAAATAATAAAGATACAATAAACTCTTTACAGGGAAGTGGTTATATGAATTCAGTTAATGAAAAAGTATCATATTTAAAAGGTTTAGTCCATGGATTGAATATAAACGAAAATACAAATGAAGGTAAGGCAATAGTTGAAATTGTTAAGATTTTAGATGCAATTTCAGATGAATTAAATGAAACTAAAAAGTCCTATGTTGATTTGAAAGAGTACATAGAGCAGATTGATAGTGATTTAACAAATGTAGAAGATGAAATTTATGGCTTAAGCGATGAACTTCTAGATGAGGGCTCTGAATATGACGAGGAAAACTTTGAGGAAGT is part of the Haloimpatiens sp. FM7315 genome and harbors:
- a CDS encoding CD1247 N-terminal domain-containing protein codes for the protein MNSVNEKVSYLKGLVHGLNINENTNEGKAIVEIVKILDAISDELNETKKSYVDLKEYIEQIDSDLTNVEDEIYGLSDELLDEGSEYDEENFEEVKCPSCDESVYIDKSLFGSSEHIECPNCRYGIVLNSSSSVKTE